In Candidatus Binatia bacterium, the DNA window AAAACGGGGCTACTCGGGGCGAACGGAAAGCGTCGTACGGAATACGTCGCCGTAATTGTGCCCATCACTACTAAGCCTGCGACGCCTGCAGTGCATGGTCGAGGTCGGCGACAATGTCCTCGACGTCCTCGATACCGACCGATACGCGCACGTAGTCTGGCGTGACCCCGGTTTCGCGTTGTTCCGCTTCCGTGAGTTGCGAGTGCGTCGTCGAAGCCGGGTGGATCACCAGGGTCTTGGCGTCGCCGATATTAGCGAGATGGCTGGCCATCCGAACCGAATTGATGAACCGTATGCCCGCGTCGCGTCCGCCCTTGATGCCGAACCCGATGATGGCGCCCTGTCCCTTCGACAGATAGGTCTGCGCGTTGGCGTAGTCTGCATGACCGGGCAAACCGGGATAGTTCACCCACGTTACGGCGGGATGCCGTTCCAGGAACCGGGCCACGGTGCTGGCGTTCGAACAGTGTCTTTCCATGCGCAGGTGAAGCGTCTCGAGTCCGAGGAGAAACAGAAACGCCCCGAACGGGCTCATCGCCGGCCCGGTGTCGCGGAGCCAGTGCGTGCGGATGTGCAGTATGTAGGCGATGTTGCCGACGGGCCGCAGCGCCTCTTCGAGGACCAGACCGTGATACGACGGGTCCGGAGCGCAGAACTCGGGCCACTTCTTCGGTTCTCGTGCCCACGGGAACTTGCCGCTGTCGACGATCACGCCGCCGATGTGGACGCCGTGGCCGCCGATGAATTTCGTCGTCGAGTAGATCACGACGTCCACGCCGTGATCGATCGGTCGCAGGAGACACGGTGTCAGCACGGTGTTGTCGCACAGCACGGGCAAGCCGAGCGCGTGCGCGGCCTCGGCTATGGCGCGAAAATCCGGTACGTCGTTCTTCGGGTTGCCTAGGCTTTCGAAGTAGACGCAGCGCGTATTGGCGTCCACCAGGTCTTTGATCTTCTCCGGGTGGTGCGGATCGAAGAAGCGCACCTCGATGCCGAGCTGGCGGAAAGTCTGAGTAAACAGCGTCCACGTGCCGCCGTAGAGACTGGTGGCGGAGACGAAGTTCTGGCCGCTGTGGCAGATGGTCAGGATGGCAGCGGTGATGGCAGACTGCCCCGAGGCAAAGGCGAGCCCGGCGGCACCGCCGTCGAGGGCGGCCAGCCGCTTTTCGAGCACGTCGTTGGTCGGGTTCATCAGACGCGTGTAGATGTTCCCGAACTCCTTGAGGGCGAAGAGGTTAGCGGCGTGCTCGGTACTCTCGAACACGTAAGAGCTCGTCGCGTAGATCGGTACGGCACGGGCACCCGTGGTCGGATCTTTCTCCTGCCCCGCATGTACGGCGAGGGTCCCCAGCCCGGGGGTTCGCGGTGTATCGGTGCTCATGAAGACCTCCTTGTCCGACTCCAGCAGTTAACCTCAATCCGAGCGGAATTCCACCGAAGGAGTGTACATGACCTGGCGGTCGTCTCTAGACGATGAAAACGCGGTGCCCTCTGCGGGGTCGGGGTCGGAATCGCTATCGGGATCGAGGGAATCGGATCGATACCGATGCCGATGGCTGCCCGCCATTGCGCTTGCGCGCCCCCGGTTCCACCCACCCCAATTTTCGAAGCGGCGGGCGACATCGAGAATGGACGGTCGTCGAACGACGGGCATCGTCCGCGGCGCGCACCGCATCGCAACCGTCCGGAGGACCTCTCCGGGCGTTCCGCGAATTTTCGGGGGGCCCGCCGTCACCGAGAAGAGAGGGTCTTCCATTGGGATTGAGGTCGATCGCACGGCGGCGCCAGGGCCAGCCTCTGGGCGCCCGGTGTGCTATTTACCGGTCGTGCCCAAACGTCCTTCGCGTCCCGATGCGCCCGGGTTGTTCGCTGCCGCCGAAAAGCAGCGCCGCCAGCAGGCGGCGCCGCTGGCGGAACGGATGCGCCCCCGGACCCTCGCCGAGATGGTCGGTCAGACGCACCTCGTCGGGCCCGGGCGGCTGCTGCGCGAACTGATCGACGGGCAGCGATTGCACTCGCTGATTCTCTGGGGGCCGCCGGGGACCGGCAAGACGTCGCTGGCGCTGCTCATCGCGCACACGACACAGGCTTACTTCGTGCGCTTCTCGGCGGTCTTGTCGGGGGTCCGCGAATTGCGCGAGTTGATCGACGAAGCGCGGGTTCGACTCCGCGACAGTGGCCAGCGCACGATCCTCTTTGTCGACGAGATCCACCGCTTCAACAAGGCGCAGCAGGATGCGTTTCTCCCCTATGTCGAGGACGGCACGATCACGCTCATCGGCGCAACCACCGAGAACCCGTCGTTCGAAGTCATCGCGCCTTTGCTGTCCCGCACCTCCGTGCTCGTCCTGGAGCCGTTGCCGGAAACCGGTGTGCGGGACCTGCTCGAGCGGGCGTTAGCCGACGGGGAGCGCGGCCTCGGCACCCTTGGTTTGCGCGGTGAACCAGCGGCGCTGGCCTTCCTTGCGCAGCACGCCCGTGGCGATGCCCGGCTGGGCCTGAACGCCCTCGAAGCCGCGGCCAACCTCGCCGTGACCAAGCGGGAGAGCGTCATCACGCTGGCCCTTGCCGAGGAAGCCGCGCAGCACCGCGCGCTGCTCTACGACAAGGCGGGGGAGGAGCACTACAACGTCATTTCGGCATTCATCAAGAGCCTGCGCGGCAGCGATCCCGATGCGGCAGTGTACTGGATGTTGCGCATGCTCGACGCGGGCGAGGACCCGCTGTTTATCGCGCGCCGGATGGTCATCTTCGCGGCCGAGGACATCGGCAACGCCGACCCGCAGGCGCTGCAGGTGGCAGTCGCGGTCAAGGACGCGTTTCATTTCGTCGGCTTGCCCGAAGGCCGCATCCCGCTTGCCCAGGCGGCGACGTATCTGGCCACGGCGCCGAAGTCGAATGCGTCTTACAAAGCCATGCTGGCGGCGGCCGACGACGTGAAGACTCACGGCGCTCTTCCCGTGCCTCTCCACCTGCGCAATGCCCCCACTTCCCTGATGAAAGAACTCGGCTACGGGCGCGGCTACAAGTATGCGCACGACTACGAGGGCCACGTGGTGGGACAGCAGCATCTGCCCGATGCGCTGTGCGACCGCCGTTACTATGCGCCGTCCGAAGAAGGCGCCGAGCGCGCGATCAAGGAACGCCTCGAGCGCTGGCGGCAACGCAAGGGGCGGGCCTGAGGGTGTTTTGGGGTCCGGGGCGGAGTGCGGCGTTCCAGTCGCTTTCAACCGCCCGCGGTTCTTGATACGCGGAGGTACCATGGCAGACATTTCTTCCGAGTCCCGCGGCGGTGGCGTTGTCGGGAAGGTTGTCGTCCTCGTCCTCGTTGCGCTGCTGGTTCTTGCGGTTCCGCTGACCCTCCATTTCGGCCAGAAACGGCACAACGAGTTGGGCTTCGACGTGGAGCGGGCATTCCCCGAGAGCCGCACCATCGTACCCGGAGAGGCGTACGCAAACACGGCGATAGCGCTCATCGAGCACGAGTTGAACGGTATTACCGGTTGGCGCCCGAACGATTTCGTTCTGTGGGGTCCGCGGCTGTGGGCCGACAACAACTCGAATCGCCAGCTCGGCATCGTACAGGCGCTGCGGGAGAGCACGCGCGTGTTCAAAGACCATCTAACCAAGGTCTCGAGCGACGAGTTCGACCGGAACCTGGTTGCCGCCGACACCGCGATACGAAACGACGCCGAGAAATTCTGGTTTCCCTCGGCGGAGAGCAAGCTGCGCGAAGGGGCGCGCCACTTGCGCGCTTACGTCGACGGGCTCAAGACGGTGCCGCCGGCGTCGCGGCCGATCAACTTGCGCAACGTCGAGCTGATTCGTCTGTATCAGGCGTGGACCGACCTGCTCGGGGCGGCGCACGCGACCCTGTTCCGGCCGGCAACCGGCTTGTTCACCAGCGACGACGATTTCTACCGCGCGCAGGGTTTCGCCCACGTGCTGCACCATCTCGGACTCGCCATCGGGCGCGAGTACAGGAAGGAGCTGACGTCGCGGCCGGTCGTCGCCACGCTGGCCGCCGAGGCGAACGCGGCGCTCGGCAAGGCCGCGGTCATGAAGCCGATCGTCGTTCTGGACGGCAGTCCGACCAGCGTCTTCGCCAATCATCGCCGCAACCTCGACGCCTACATCAACGAGGCGCGGCAGAAGATGTATTCGATTCGGGAGGAATTGGAGAAGTAAGGATTACCCGGCGGGTGGATCGTTGCGAAGTTGACGTAATGCCCCGATATTGGACCTTCGATCCCTGCTCTGGCGGGCCGGATCGGGGTCGGTTTCACCGCCGCTTTGTCTCCGAGCAGCGGCCTATTGCGGGTCGGCAGTCGGTGTCAACGCCCGGAGCCATAGTTTCGGGCAAGGCTCGGCCGTGCTGAGCCGGGGTGGCGCTGCTCGTGGATCGGCTGGAGCAACCACGCCCGC includes these proteins:
- a CDS encoding replication-associated recombination protein A encodes the protein MRPRTLAEMVGQTHLVGPGRLLRELIDGQRLHSLILWGPPGTGKTSLALLIAHTTQAYFVRFSAVLSGVRELRELIDEARVRLRDSGQRTILFVDEIHRFNKAQQDAFLPYVEDGTITLIGATTENPSFEVIAPLLSRTSVLVLEPLPETGVRDLLERALADGERGLGTLGLRGEPAALAFLAQHARGDARLGLNALEAAANLAVTKRESVITLALAEEAAQHRALLYDKAGEEHYNVISAFIKSLRGSDPDAAVYWMLRMLDAGEDPLFIARRMVIFAAEDIGNADPQALQVAVAVKDAFHFVGLPEGRIPLAQAATYLATAPKSNASYKAMLAAADDVKTHGALPVPLHLRNAPTSLMKELGYGRGYKYAHDYEGHVVGQQHLPDALCDRRYYAPSEEGAERAIKERLERWRQRKGRA
- a CDS encoding O-acetylhomoserine aminocarboxypropyltransferase/cysteine synthase, giving the protein MSTDTPRTPGLGTLAVHAGQEKDPTTGARAVPIYATSSYVFESTEHAANLFALKEFGNIYTRLMNPTNDVLEKRLAALDGGAAGLAFASGQSAITAAILTICHSGQNFVSATSLYGGTWTLFTQTFRQLGIEVRFFDPHHPEKIKDLVDANTRCVYFESLGNPKNDVPDFRAIAEAAHALGLPVLCDNTVLTPCLLRPIDHGVDVVIYSTTKFIGGHGVHIGGVIVDSGKFPWAREPKKWPEFCAPDPSYHGLVLEEALRPVGNIAYILHIRTHWLRDTGPAMSPFGAFLFLLGLETLHLRMERHCSNASTVARFLERHPAVTWVNYPGLPGHADYANAQTYLSKGQGAIIGFGIKGGRDAGIRFINSVRMASHLANIGDAKTLVIHPASTTHSQLTEAEQRETGVTPDYVRVSVGIEDVEDIVADLDHALQASQA
- a CDS encoding DUF2333 family protein — encoded protein: MADISSESRGGGVVGKVVVLVLVALLVLAVPLTLHFGQKRHNELGFDVERAFPESRTIVPGEAYANTAIALIEHELNGITGWRPNDFVLWGPRLWADNNSNRQLGIVQALRESTRVFKDHLTKVSSDEFDRNLVAADTAIRNDAEKFWFPSAESKLREGARHLRAYVDGLKTVPPASRPINLRNVELIRLYQAWTDLLGAAHATLFRPATGLFTSDDDFYRAQGFAHVLHHLGLAIGREYRKELTSRPVVATLAAEANAALGKAAVMKPIVVLDGSPTSVFANHRRNLDAYINEARQKMYSIREELEK